One genomic window of Methanosalsum zhilinae DSM 4017 includes the following:
- the ilvE gene encoding branched-chain-amino-acid transaminase has translation MSELMIYVNGEYVPKSQATTSIYDHGFLYGDGVFEGIRAYNGRVFKLAEHIDRLYDSARAIALNIPMSKEEMEEAILETLRKNNLKDAYIRPIVSRGIGDLGLDPRKCPNPNIFIITQPWDAMYGDLYETGLTAITVGIRRNAPDALSPNIKSLNYLNNILAKIEANEKGGDEAIFLDSRGFISEGSGDNIFCIKNGRILTPPTINNLKGITRAVAIEILEKLGYDVLEKDIGLFDLYTADEIFVTGTAAEAAPIVKIDGRIIGNGKVGPITKQVADTFAEFTRSNGTEI, from the coding sequence ATGAGCGAATTAATGATTTATGTAAACGGAGAATATGTGCCAAAATCCCAGGCAACAACATCCATATATGATCATGGTTTTCTGTATGGAGATGGCGTTTTTGAAGGGATAAGGGCTTATAATGGGAGAGTATTTAAGCTGGCTGAACATATCGACCGCCTGTATGATTCAGCAAGGGCCATAGCGCTTAATATCCCCATGTCAAAAGAAGAGATGGAAGAGGCAATACTTGAAACTCTTCGCAAAAATAATCTCAAGGATGCTTATATAAGGCCAATTGTTTCAAGAGGCATTGGCGATCTTGGACTCGATCCCAGAAAATGTCCGAACCCTAATATATTCATCATAACACAGCCATGGGATGCAATGTATGGTGATCTTTATGAAACAGGTCTTACAGCCATTACTGTTGGAATCAGAAGGAATGCTCCTGATGCCCTTTCACCAAATATCAAGTCCCTGAACTATCTGAACAATATTCTTGCAAAAATTGAAGCAAATGAGAAAGGGGGAGATGAAGCTATCTTCCTGGACAGCAGAGGCTTTATTTCTGAAGGCTCGGGGGATAATATTTTCTGCATAAAGAATGGAAGGATTCTAACTCCCCCGACCATCAATAACCTTAAAGGTATCACAAGGGCTGTTGCAATTGAAATCCTTGAAAAGCTGGGCTATGATGTACTGGAGAAGGATATTGGTCTGTTTGATCTGTATACTGCAGATGAGATATTTGTAACAGGTACTGCGGCTGAAGCTGCACCAATTGTGAAAATAGATGGCAGGATTATAGGGAATGGAAAGGTAGGCCCTATCACAAAACAGGTTGCAGATACATTTGCAGAATTTACCCGGTCCAATGGAACAGAGATATGA